One stretch of Armigeres subalbatus isolate Guangzhou_Male chromosome 2, GZ_Asu_2, whole genome shotgun sequence DNA includes these proteins:
- the LOC134214945 gene encoding uncharacterized protein LOC134214945 isoform X1, whose product MTSSKKLRLDLEESGEPAVHSPESGALFLNEEYLEQLEGTSSDPLSAHIDYDPNLSESQFSDAEQEKNLNEGFSRDKLPAGLYGCWLLVAVRNFKGHSSGKEVGRWGVAGNSVDEFMNSCWKLSHTFLKREVVFTCDESGVAKPSWSEKVSPEEDDFVRFALFNDKVSHRTLRPDQVTETILQNWRTKEIHLLLHVYSTAVNNKAVFQSVRDTLMGPGTLDKSGAASNATIDELSAKLRGEHGLHWEAHNVAWMMWANVIAVSEPHVQEGMIYDAPPAHLAKLFRAKEQPRVQSISRNFSMAHSVNDGYQDDISAIKRSFNQLEEMLRGVNKGMQLLKKHIESLESRAVLGDSFLSAAEQAVLVEETGFSSSLARNVTDAEDVDHM is encoded by the coding sequence ATGACGAGCTCCAAAAAACTGCGGTTAGACTTGGAGGAAAGCGGTGAACCAGCTGTACACAGTCCTGAAAGTGGTGCTCTTTTCTTAAATGAAGAATATTTGGAGCAGCTCGAAGGAACATCCAGTGATCCTCTGAGTGCTCATATAGATTACGATCCAAATTTATCTGAATCCCAATTTTCGGATGCTGAACAGGAAAAGAACTTGAACGAAGGTTTTTCGCGAGATAAGCTGCCTGCTGGTCTTTATGGGTGCTGGTTGCTGGTAGCCGTTCGGAATTTTAAGGGACACAGCTCCGGAAAAGAAGTAGGCAGATGGGGCGTCGCTGGAAATTCCGTGGATGAATTTATGAACAGTTGCTGGAAGCTATCACATACATTTTTGAAGCGGGAGGTGGTATTCACTTGCGACGAAAGTGGTGTAGCAAAACCATCATGGAGTgagaaagtttctccagaggAAGACGACTTTGTGAGATTTGCACTTTTCAACGATAAGGTAAGCCACAGGACTCTTCGTCCGGATCAAGTAACTGAGACAATTCTCCAAAACTGGAGAACTAAGGAAATACACCTTCTACTTCATGTGTACTCAACTGCTGTGAACAACAAAGCTGTTTTTCAGTCTGTGCGAGATACGTTGATGGGACCCGGCACATTAGACAAATCCGGAGCTGCTTCTAACGCAACAATAGATGAACTAAGCGCAAAACTTCGAGGTGAGCATGGCCTACATTGGGAAGCACATAATGTTGCATGGATGATGTGGGCAAATGTGATTGCAGTATCAGAGCCCCATGTTCAAGAAGGAATGATATACGATGCTCCTCCTGCCCATTTGGCTAAATTATTCCGGGCCAAAGAGCAACCACGAGTGCAATCTATTTCCCGAAATTTCTCCATGGCCCACAGTGTTAATGACGGTTACCAAGACGATATCTCGGCTATCAAACGCAGTTTTAATCAGCTGGAGGAGATGCTTCGTGGCGTTAATAAGGGAATGcaacttttgaagaaacataTTGAGTCACTGGAATCAAGAGCAGTTTTGGGGGATTCATTTTTGTCAGCAGCGGAGCAAGCAGTGCTTGTTGAGGAAACGGGTTTTAGTTCTTCATTGGCTCGGAATGTTACTGATGCAGAAGATGTTGATCACATGTGA
- the LOC134214945 gene encoding uncharacterized protein LOC134214945 isoform X2 encodes MTSSKKLRLDLEESGEPAVHSPESGALFLNEEYLEQLEGTSSDPLSAHIDYDPNLSESQFSDAEQEKNLNEGFSRDKLPAGLYGCWLLVAVRNFKGHSSGKEVGRWGVAGNSVDEFMNSCWKLSHTFLKREVVFTCDESGVAKPSWSEKVSPEEDDFVRFALFNDKSVRDTLMGPGTLDKSGAASNATIDELSAKLRGEHGLHWEAHNVAWMMWANVIAVSEPHVQEGMIYDAPPAHLAKLFRAKEQPRVQSISRNFSMAHSVNDGYQDDISAIKRSFNQLEEMLRGVNKGMQLLKKHIESLESRAVLGDSFLSAAEQAVLVEETGFSSSLARNVTDAEDVDHM; translated from the exons ATGACGAGCTCCAAAAAACTGCGGTTAGACTTGGAGGAAAGCGGTGAACCAGCTGTACACAGTCCTGAAAGTGGTGCTCTTTTCTTAAATGAAGAATATTTGGAGCAGCTCGAAGGAACATCCAGTGATCCTCTGAGTGCTCATATAGATTACGATCCAAATTTATCTGAATCCCAATTTTCGGATGCTGAACAGGAAAAGAACTTGAACGAAGGTTTTTCGCGAGATAAGCTGCCTGCTGGTCTTTATGGGTGCTGGTTGCTGGTAGCCGTTCGGAATTTTAAGGGACACAGCTCCGGAAAAGAAGTAGGCAGATGGGGCGTCGCTGGAAATTCCGTGGATGAATTTATGAACAGTTGCTGGAAGCTATCACATACATTTTTGAAGCGGGAGGTGGTATTCACTTGCGACGAAAGTGGTGTAGCAAAACCATCATGGAGTgagaaagtttctccagaggAAGACGACTTTGTGAGATTTGCACTTTTCAACGATAAG TCTGTGCGAGATACGTTGATGGGACCCGGCACATTAGACAAATCCGGAGCTGCTTCTAACGCAACAATAGATGAACTAAGCGCAAAACTTCGAGGTGAGCATGGCCTACATTGGGAAGCACATAATGTTGCATGGATGATGTGGGCAAATGTGATTGCAGTATCAGAGCCCCATGTTCAAGAAGGAATGATATACGATGCTCCTCCTGCCCATTTGGCTAAATTATTCCGGGCCAAAGAGCAACCACGAGTGCAATCTATTTCCCGAAATTTCTCCATGGCCCACAGTGTTAATGACGGTTACCAAGACGATATCTCGGCTATCAAACGCAGTTTTAATCAGCTGGAGGAGATGCTTCGTGGCGTTAATAAGGGAATGcaacttttgaagaaacataTTGAGTCACTGGAATCAAGAGCAGTTTTGGGGGATTCATTTTTGTCAGCAGCGGAGCAAGCAGTGCTTGTTGAGGAAACGGGTTTTAGTTCTTCATTGGCTCGGAATGTTACTGATGCAGAAGATGTTGATCACATGTGA